The following proteins are co-located in the Trichomycterus rosablanca isolate fTriRos1 chromosome 14, fTriRos1.hap1, whole genome shotgun sequence genome:
- the ncapg gene encoding condensin complex subunit 3: MTTECELEIRDTFQRAQKGHNNKAKLVASLKNMYNKLQDKAAFHEEFLRCMKYAMIVYTREPAVENIIDFVVKFASSFETPVNEEEEEEEEEEEEDSFLNFLFNFLLECHGVSSHAVRFRVCQLVNKLLGSLSENAQMDDALCERIHETMLIRVTDKYPNVRIQAALAMARLQDPDNADCPTVKAYMLLLENDSNPEVRRAVLSCIAPSALTLPKIYRRTRDIKEKVRKLAYQVLAEKVHIRALTIAQRVSLLQQGLNDPADSVKEVVKQTLIPSWLRLVEGDVLQLLHRLDVENCADTAVSALHAHFSLAAAFDELLQVAKLDDRKLIPVHSLTCENVTYWKALCEFVKSKGDEGEEFLDKLLPEPALFAEYLYSYVKTLHAVGDEHRADLSQLESVMIKEFITQQLVQLVDCLDTSEEGGRKRVIAVLKEMLVLPNTPFSLVGPLVQRLTAILRDDQQKIVTMAEIISDVREPIMPVTQTVDENEKRKKQVKLAEIKVCIMECKQQMDDCISAQDFSRAAELKNSVAELEEQRSKLTQESTLTEPTKDQRTEKNDPETLLKCLTMCAEVLKQLNINRGICPTMNALIESLMLPCVSNSHPAVRNMAVQCLGTAALHSKDLAKTHLVLLLQITQLDEPKIRITALKAVVDQLLLNGLDILQDNPSSQPSQPSDWPDNDGQEHQPEQEEDSPVQSILKMLSDFLDSEICELRTETVECVCKLMYCGRIASVKLLTRLILLWYNPLTEDDQKLRHCIGVFLQLYTHSHRTHQECVEQSFLPTMRTLFNAPATSPLSEVDTNNVAELFIELTRPSTETQGTAVHDSLAVSVCNEILHDPSAPEVRLYCKTLGSLEISTEQGPANEGLQLILNDILQEVKDKHCIKAVEKVLARLKGEQHARATNTQDTVINAVDANTNDVVNGDETKTKRPRRGQKKVSTAKGAKKTSKAKESSGESDEENVPDATEVPSLRPSRRAKTAALDKTRQDLTALMNREASV, translated from the exons ATGACTACTGAATGTGAGCTGGAGATCAGAGATACTTTTCAACGTGCCCAAAAAGGACACAACAACAAGGCCAAACTGGTGGCCAGTCTCAAGAACATGTATAATAAG ctcCAGGACAAGGCAGCGTTTCATGAGGAGTTTCTGCGCTGTATGAAGTATGCAATGATTGTGTACACGAGAGAGCCAGCAGTGGAGAACATCATCGACTTTGTGGTAAAGTTTGCATCAAGCTTTGAGACGCCTGTAaacgaggaggaggaagaagaggaggaagaagaggaggaggattCTTTTCTAAACTTTCTGTTTAACTTTCTGTTGGAG TGTCATGGAGTGAGCAGTCATGCAGTGAGATTTCGTGTGTGTCAGTTGGTTAATAAGTTGCTGGGGAGTTTGAGTGAGAATGCACAGATGGATGATGCGCTGTGTGAGAGGATCCACGAGACCATGCTGATCCGTGTCACGGATAAATACCCCAACGTCAGGATACAGGCTGCACTTGCTATGGCCCGTCTGCAAGACCCGGACAATGCCGACTGTCCTACTGTCAAAG CTTACATGCTGCTGCTGGAGAACGACTCAAATCCTGAGGTACGACGAGCTGTCCTGTCTTGCATTGCTCCCTCTGCACTCACACTCCCGAAAATCTATAGACGGACACGAGACATTAAAGAAAAAGTTAGGAAACTGGCCTATCAG GTGCTTGCTGAGAAAGTGCATATCCGTGCTCTGACCATTGCTCAGAGAGTCAGCTTATTGCAGCAAGGCCTTAATGATCCAGCAG ACTCGGTGAAGGAAGTTGTGAAGCAAACACTCATTCCCTCTTGGCTTCGCCTCGTGGAAGGAGATGTCTTGCAATTGCTGCACAGACTGGATGTTGAAAACTGCGCCGACACGGCAGTGTCTGCTCTGCATGCCCATTTCTCCTTGGCAGCGGCATTTGATGAACTTTTGCAGGTCGCCAAGCTGGACGACAG AAAGCTGATTCCAGTGCACTCTTTAACATGCGAGAATGTGACCTACTGGAAAGCGCTGTGTGAGTTTGTAAAGAGTAAAGGAGACGAGGGGGAGGAGTTTTTGGATAAGCTTTTACCTGAACCCGCTCTCTTTGCTGAGTACCTGTAcag TTATGTAAAGACTCTTCATGCAGTGGGTGACGAGCACAGAGCTGATCTGTCTCAGTTGGAGAGTGTGATGATAAAGGAATTTATTACACAGCAGCTTGTCCAGCTAGTTGACTGCTTGGATACTTCAGAAGAGGGAGGAAG GAAGCGTGTGATAGCTGTATTAAAAGAGATGTTGGTGCTGCCAAACACGCCATTTTCTCTGGTTGGTCCTCTGGTGCAGAGACTTACAGCAATTCTGAGGGATGATCAACagaaaatcgtaaca atGGCAGAAATCATCTCAGATGTGAGGGAGCCTATCATGCCTGTCACACAAACTGTTGATGAGAATGAGAAACGCAAAAAACAAGTCAAG CTGGCGGAGATAAAGGTCTGTATAATGGAGTGTAAACAGCAGATGGATGACTGTATAAGTGCCCAGGATTTCAGTCGTGCTGCAGAGCTAAAGAACTCAGTTGCTGAGCTGGAGGAGCAGAGGAGCAAATTAACACAAGAGAGCACTCTCACTGAACCCACTAAAGATCAGCGCACAGAGAAG aacGATCCAGAGACGCTGCTCAAGTGCTTGACGATGTGTGCTGAAGTCTTAAAACAGTTGAATATCAACAGAGGAATCTGTCCTACCATGAACGCTCTCATAGAGTCGCTG ATGTTGCCCTGTGTGTCAAACTCTCACCCTGCGGTGAGGAACATGGCTGTGCAGTGTTTGGGCACGGCGGCTCTCCATAGCAAAGACCTTGCCAAAACGCATCTGGTGCTACTTttgcag attacCCAGCTGGACGAGCCTAAAATAAGGATCACTGCTCTTAAAGCCGTGGTTGATCAGCTGCTTCTGAACGGTCTTGACATCCTGCAAGATAACCCTTCTTCCCAGCCATCTCAGCCCTCTGATTGGCCTGACAATGATGGACAGGAACATCAGCCAGAACAGGAAGAGGACAGTCCTGTGCAGAGTATTCTGAAGATGCTGTCAGACTTCCTGGACAGtgag ATCTGTGAGCTGCGCACTGAGACCGTGGAGTGTGTATGTAAGTTGATGTACTGTGGGAGGATTGCAAGCGTGAAGCTGCTCACTCGGCTGATCCTGCTCTGGTACAACCCACTAACGGAGGACGACCAGAAGCTACGACACTGTATTGGAGTCTTCCTGCAGTTATACACACACTCGCATAG GACTCATCAGGAGTGTGTGGAGCAGAGCTTCCTTCCCACTATGAGGACTTTATTCAATGCTCCAGCCACCTCTCCTCTCTCTGAGGTTGATACTAACAATGTCGCTGAACTGTTTATAGAGCTCACACGTCCGAGCACAGAGACACAG ggCACTGCTGTGCATGATTCTTtggctgtgagtgtgtgtaatgagATTTTGCATGACCCTTCGGCTCCCGAGGTTCGACTCTACTGTAAAACACTGGGCAGTCTAGAGATCAGTACCGAACAGGGACCTGCGAATGAGGGGCTGCAGTTGATTCTCAATGACATACTGCAG GAGGTGAAGGATAAGCACTGCATTAAAGCTGTAGAAAAAGTCCTTGCACGACTTAAAGGAGAACAGCACGCCAGAGCCACGAACACCCAGGACACAGTGATTAATGCTGTGGATGCAAACACCAACG ACGTTGTGAATGGAGATGAAACCAAAACTAAACGACCCAGAAGAG GTCAGAAGAAAGTCTCAACAGCCAAAGGTGCAAAGAAGACCTCAAAAGCTAAAGAGTCTTCTGGTGAAAG TGATGAGGAGAATGTTCCAGATGCCACAGAAGTCCCATCTTTGCGACCAAGCCGTCGTGCTAAAACTgcagctttggataaaaccaGGCAGGACTTGACAGCACTGATGAATCGCGAAGCCAGTGTGTAG